In the Paludisphaera rhizosphaerae genome, one interval contains:
- the lpdA gene encoding dihydrolipoyl dehydrogenase has product MAYDYDIVVIGGGPAGYAGAIRAAQLGKNVLCVERDKLGGVCLNWGCIPTKALLSNAHLVELVKRHGEKFGFHGQGEWKFDEMIGRSRGVAGQLNKGIEGLFRKYKVKSKIGVAQVVGPNKVKVGNETFTAGAIVIATGARPRPFPGVEFDGKKIITSKEAMSLEKQPKAMLIIGAGAIGLEFGYFYNAIGTKVTVVEMQDHVLPIEDEEVSDTLKKSLTAKGLEIFTSSKTTKLEKTANGVKAEIESPQGKKTIEADVALVAIGVTGNVEGLFAPDVKVEIDRGHIKVARDNGFVTNIPSIYAVGDVIGPPWLAHVAHHEAVYCVERIAGHSKHNVDYSIIPGCTYTEPGVASVGLTEKAARAAGHDIRIGKFPFAFSGRALAAGESEGFVKLIFGKKYGELLGAHIIGAVATEMISEMVMAMRLEATEEEILHAMHPHPTFSESIMEAAGQGLGESVHI; this is encoded by the coding sequence ATGGCCTACGACTACGACATCGTGGTGATCGGCGGCGGCCCCGCCGGGTACGCCGGCGCGATCCGCGCCGCCCAACTCGGCAAGAACGTCCTCTGCGTCGAGCGCGACAAGCTCGGCGGCGTTTGCCTCAACTGGGGATGCATCCCCACCAAGGCTCTCCTCTCCAACGCCCACCTCGTCGAGTTGGTGAAGCGCCACGGCGAGAAGTTCGGTTTCCACGGACAGGGCGAGTGGAAATTCGACGAGATGATCGGCCGCAGCCGAGGCGTCGCCGGCCAGCTCAACAAGGGCATCGAAGGGCTGTTCCGCAAGTACAAGGTGAAGTCGAAGATCGGCGTCGCCCAGGTCGTCGGCCCCAACAAGGTGAAGGTCGGCAATGAGACCTTCACCGCCGGCGCCATCGTGATCGCCACCGGCGCTCGGCCTCGGCCGTTCCCCGGCGTCGAATTCGACGGCAAGAAGATCATCACCTCCAAGGAGGCGATGTCGTTGGAGAAGCAGCCCAAGGCGATGCTCATCATCGGCGCGGGCGCCATCGGGCTGGAATTCGGCTACTTTTACAACGCGATCGGGACCAAGGTCACGGTCGTCGAGATGCAGGACCACGTCCTGCCGATCGAGGATGAGGAGGTCTCCGACACCCTCAAGAAAAGCCTCACCGCCAAGGGCCTGGAAATCTTCACCAGCTCGAAGACCACGAAGCTGGAGAAGACCGCCAACGGCGTGAAGGCCGAGATCGAGTCCCCCCAGGGCAAGAAGACCATCGAGGCCGACGTGGCCCTGGTCGCCATCGGCGTGACCGGCAACGTCGAGGGCCTGTTCGCTCCCGACGTGAAGGTTGAGATCGACCGCGGCCACATCAAGGTGGCCCGCGACAACGGGTTCGTGACCAACATCCCCAGCATCTACGCCGTCGGCGACGTGATCGGCCCTCCCTGGCTGGCGCACGTCGCCCACCACGAGGCGGTCTACTGCGTCGAGCGGATCGCCGGGCACTCGAAGCACAACGTCGACTACTCGATCATCCCCGGCTGCACGTACACCGAGCCGGGCGTGGCGAGCGTGGGTCTCACCGAGAAAGCCGCCCGCGCCGCGGGTCACGACATCCGGATCGGCAAGTTCCCGTTCGCGTTCAGCGGCCGCGCTCTGGCCGCCGGCGAGAGCGAGGGCTTCGTTAAGCTGATCTTCGGCAAAAAGTACGGCGAATTGCTCGGCGCCCACATCATTGGGGCCGTCGCGACCGAGATGATCTCCGAGATGGTCATGGCCATGCGCCTGGAAGCCACTGAGGAAGAAATCCTCCACGCCATGCACCCGCACCCGACCTTCTCCGAATCCATCATGGAAGCCGCCGGCCAGGGGCTCGGCGAGTCGGTTCACATCTAA